GGCCATCAGCAACGGCGTCCCCAATTTCAGGAAGCCAAAGAGCAAGAACGCGGCCAGCACCCTGCTGCTGTTGGGCGTCATAGCGGCCTCCATGCTGGCCGGAATCCTTTACCTTGCCAACGCCACCAAGGTGCACATTGTCCTTGACCCCGCGCGCGAGTTCCTGGTGGACGGCAAACCACTGCCGGAGGGCTACATCCAGACGCCTGCCATCAGCCAGATCGCGGACACCATCTTCGGCTCGGGCTCCATCCTTTTCTATGTCGTGGTGGCTGCCACGGGTGTGATCCTGGTATTCGCCTCCAACACTGCCTTCAACGGCTTTCCCGTGCTTGGCTCCATCCTGGCCCAGGACGGTTACCTTCCCCGCCAGCTCCGTACCAGGGGCGACCGCCTTGCCTTCAGCAACGGTGTCCTTGCCCTGGCGGCCGGCGCGCTGGTCCTGATCCTCGCGTTCAATGCCGATGTCACCAAGCTGATCCAGCTGTATATTGTGGGCGTCTTCATCTCGTTCACGGCCAGCCAGCTCGGCATGATCCGCCACTGGGGCCGCGAGCTGAAGCTTGCCAGGGACAAGGCTGTCCGCCGACGCATCTTCAAGTCGCGCACCATTAACATGCTGGGCTTCGGCATGACCGCATTGGTCTTGGTGATCGTCCTGATCACCAAGTTCGAGCAAGGCGCCTGGATCGCTTTGCTTGCCATGTTCATCCTGTTCCTGATCATGTGGAGCATCCGTGCCCACTATGACAACGTGGCCAGGGAACTGGCCGTGGACGAGGACTCGTCCCCGCGCGCCTTGCCCACCCGTGTCCACGCGGTGCTGCTTGTCTCGCACGTCCGCAAGCCCGTCCTGAGGGCGCTGGCCTACGCCAGGGCGTCCAGGCCTTCACGCCTTGACGCAATTACCGTGGACATCAACACCGAGGAGACCGAGCACACCGTCCGGGATTGGGAGAAGCTGGAAATTCCGGTTCCCCTGACAGTCCTGGCCAGCCCCTACCGCGAGACCGTGACACCCATCATGGACTACATCAAGAACATGCGCCGTGACTCGCCGCGGGACCTGATCGTGGTTTACATCCCCGAATATGTCGTGGGCAAATGGTGGGAACAACTGGTCCATAACCAGACAGCACTCAGAATCAAGACGAGGCTCCACTTTGAACCTGGAGTCATGGTTGCCAGTGTTCCGTGGCAGCTGAAATCCTCCGAAGAAGCAAAGGCACTGCAGGATACCTAAATGACCTCCCACAGCAATTCCCCCCACGCCGATCACCCCGTCAATGACCACCAAGGAGCGTCCGGCACTGAACTTGTCGTTGACATTGGCCCCATCGCACACGGAGGACACTTCGTCGCGCGGCACGAAGGGCGCGTCATCTTCGTCCGGCACGCCATCCCGGGGGAGAAGGTCCGTATCCGGTTGACTGACTCCGGTGACTCGTCGCGCTTCTGGCGGGCCGACGTCGTCGAAGTCCTTGAAGCCTCGCCCCACCGGGTCCCGCACTTCTGGAAGGCGGCGGATTCGCAGGCCTCCTGGCGTCGTGGCGGGCCGCCGGTTGGCGGCGCCGAGCTCGGACATATTTCGCTGGAGCGCCAGCGTGCCCTGAAAGCCGAGGTGCTGGCTGAACAACTCAAACGGCTTGCCGGGCTGGACCTCGCCACCGAGGTGGAAGCCGTGGGGGACCATCACGACGGCGGCCTCGGCTGGCGCACGCGCGCAGGCTTTGCGGTGACCTCCAAGGGGCGGTTGGGCATGCATGCCCACCGCTCGGACGTGGTGCTTCCCATCAAGGAGATGCCGTTGGCGCTCCCGGGACTGAACGACCTGAAGCTGTGGGACCTTGATCTCTCGGGCATCGCCAGGGTCGAGGTTGCCGTCCCGGCCAATGGTTCCAGGCCCCTGATTCTGCTGGCGCCGGAGGAGGGGACGAGCCCCAAGAGGGTGCACAGCATTTTGTCGCAGTTGCCGCATGACGTGTCCGTCGCCAGCTTCGACCCCAGCAAGGGGGAAGTCCTGCAGCTGCGGGGGAGGACCTGGGTGCAGGAGACCGCAGCCGGCCATGAATACCGGGTCACCGGCGAGGGGTTCTGGCAGATCCACAAAGACGCACCGGAAACGCTGGTGGGCGCTGTGACGGACTATCTTTCGCGTGGCGGGTACTTGCAGCCTGGAGCCGCAGTTGCTGATCTCTACGCCGGTGCCGGGCTGTTCACGGCACCGCTTGCCGACGCGGCGGGTGTCACTGGCTCGGTGTTGTCGGTGGAGGGTGCCCCCGGCGCTAGCCGCGACGCGCGCAAGAACCTGCACGGCGAACCGCAGGTGGAAATCGTCCAAGGGCGCGTGGAACGCGTGCTGCACCAGAGTGCCCGGAGCTTCGATTCCGTGGTTCTGGATCCGCCGCGGGCCGGAGCCGGAAAGGCTGTGGTCAAGCAATTGATGGCCACCGGTCCCCGCGCAATCGCCTATGTGTCCTGCGATCCTGCTTCCTTTGCGCGTGATCTGGGTTACTTCCATCAGGGAGGTTGGCGCCTGGAGTCACTGCGGGCCTTCGATCTTTACCCCCATACCCACCACCTCGAAACAGTGGGCCTGATCGTCCCTTCCGCATAGCCGGAGTGTCGCCCGCCCGCCGGAGTGCGGCGGGCGGCGCCGGGTTTGGGCGGCGGCATGCCACTCTTGGGACGGATGCCACTACGATGGGCGTAGTAGCCCCGCTTCGCTGGAATCATCGCCGCGGACCGGGGTGACCACGAGAGATGCCGCCCGGCTAAGTAAGGTGCGCCTAACTGGCTAGCGGCCAACCACGCGACAAAGATGAAACTGTTGCGAGAGGAGTCCTGCCATGAGCACTGTGGACAGCTTCGGTTCCAAAGGCGTACTGAATGTAGCCGGCACCGATTATGAAATTTTCCGGTTGAACTCCGTAGAGGGCGCAGACAGCCTTCCGTTCAGCCTTAAGGTATTGCTTGAAAACCTCCTGCGGACTGAGGATGGCGCCAATATTACGGCGGACCATGTCCGCGCCCTGGCCGGTTGGGATCCCAATGCGGAGCCCGACACGGAAATCCAGTTCACCCCGGCCCGCGTCATCATGCAGGACTTCACCGGCGTTCCCTGCGTTGTTGACCTCGCCACCATGCGCGAAGCCGTCAAGGAACTTGGCGGCGATCCCAAGCGCGTCAACCCCTTGGCGCCTGCAGAAATGGTCATCGACCACTCCGTCCAGATCGACGCCTTCGGTAACTCCGGCGCACTGGAGCGCAACATGGAGATCGAATACCAGCGCAATGGTGAGCGCTACCAGTTCCTTCGCTGGGGCCAGACCGCGTTCGACGACTTCAAGGTTGTCCCCCCGGGAACCGGCATCGTCCACCAGGTCAACATCGAGTACCTGGCACGCACCGTCATGACCCGCGAGGTAGACGGCGTTCTTCGTGCCTACCCCGATACCTGTGTGGGCACTGACTCGCACACCACCATGGTCAACGGCCTGGGCATCCTGGGCTGGGGCGTCGGCGGCATCGAAGCCGAGGCAGCAATGCTTGGCCAGCCCGTCTCCATGCTGATTCCCCGTGTTGTGGGCTTCAAGCTCAAGGGCAGCATCCCGGCCGGCGCTACCGCCACCGACGTCGTCCTGACCATCACTGAAATGCTGCGCAAGCACGGTGTTGTAGGCAAGTTCGTTGAGTTCTACGGCGAAGGCGTTGCCGCTGTGCCGTTGGCCAACCGCGCCACCATCGGCAACATGAGCCCGGAATTCGGTTCCACGGCTGCCATGTTCCCCATCGACGACGTCACCTTGGAGTACCTGCGCCTGACCGGTCGTTCCGAAGCGAACGTCGCCCTCGTGGAGGCGTACAGCAAGGAACAGGGCCTCTGGCACGATCCCTCCCGCGAACTGCGCTTCTCCGAGTTCCTCGAGCTGGACCTGTCCACGGTTGTTCCTTCCATCTCCGGCCCCAAGCGTCCCCAGGACCGCATTGAGCTCACCGATGCCAAGGAGCAGTTCCGCAAGGACATCCACAACTACGTCGCCATCGAAGACGGCAGCGTGGACGAGTCACTGGACGAATCGTTCCCGGCTTCGGATGCACCGTCCTTCACCCATGCTGATTCGCACACCACGGAGACGGAGCGCGTTTACTCCGCCGCCAATGGTGCCCACGGCCGCCCGTCGTCGCCGGTCAAGGTCAAGACTGCCGACGGCCGCGAGTTCGAGCTGGACCACGGTGCAGTGTCGATCGCGTCGATCACGTCCTGCACCAACACGTCCAATCCGTCCGTCATGCTTGCTGCTGCCCTTCTGGCACGCAACGCCGTGGACAAGGGCCTGACGTCCAAGCCGTGGGTCAAGACCTCTGTTGCCCCGGCTCGAAGGTGGTCACTGACTACTACGAGAAGTCCGGCCTCACCCCGTACCTCGAGAAGCTTGGCTTCTACATTGTGGGTTACGGCTGCGCCACCTGCATCGGCAACTCCGGCCCGCTGGAGCCGGAAATCTCCGAGGCAATCCAGGCCAACGACCTCTCCGTCACTGCAGTCCTCTCCGGTAACCGCAACTTCGAAGGCCGCATCAACCCGGACGTGAAGATGAACTACCTGGCCTCGCCGCCGTTGGTCATCGCTTACGCACTGGCTGGTTCCATGGACTTCGACTTCGAGACCGATGCCCTGGGCACCGACTCTGAAGGCAACGAGGTCTTCCTGAAGGACATCTGGCCGAACCCCACCGAGGTGCAGGAAGTCATTGACTCCTCCATCGACGAGGCAATGTTCGCCAAGGGTTACGAGGGCGTCTTCGACGGCGACGACCGTTGGAAGGCGCTGGATACCCCGGCCGGTGACACCTTCGCCTGGGCCGAGGATTCCACCTACGTGCGGAAGCCCCCATACTTCGAAGGCATGAAGGCCCAGCCGGATCCCGTCCAGGACATCTCCGGTGCCCGCGTGCTCCTGAAGCTTGGCGATTCCGTCACCACGGACCACATCTCCCCGGCCGGTTCGTTCAAGTCGGACACCCCGGCAGGCCAGTACCTCCTGGCCAACGGTGTGGAGCGCAAGGACTTCAACTCCTACGGTTCACGCCGTGGCAACCACGAAGTCATGATCCGTGGCACCTTCGCCAACATCCGCATCAAGAACCAGCTCCTGGACGGCGTTGAGGGTGGCTTCACCCGCGACTTCAGCCAGGAAGGTGCACCGCAGGCCTACGTCTACGATGCCGCTCAGAACTACCAGGCTGCGGGAACACCGCTGGTGGTCCTGGCAGGCAAGGAATACGGCTCCGGTTCATCACGTGACTGGGCAGCAAAGGGCACAGCGCTCCTGGGCGTCAAGGCTGTCGTGGCTGAAAGCTACGAGCGCATCCACCGCTCCAACCTGATCGGCATGGGCGTTCTTCCGCTGCAGTACCCGGCCGGAGAGTCCGCAGCAACGCTGGGCCTGACCGGTACGGAAACCTTCGCAGTGGAGGGTGTGACCGAGCTGAACAACGGCACCACGCCGAAGACGCTGAAGGTCACAGCCACGGCTGAGGATGGCACCAGCAAGTCCTTCGACGCCGTCCTGCGTATCGATACCCCGGGTGAAGCGGACTACTACCGCAACGGTGGCATCCTGCAGTACGTTCTGCGCCAAATCACCGCATAGTGGACCAGCTGGTTTCCAGCTGAATCCGACGCCAGACAGCCCCGGCCGGTCGCCTGACCAGCCGGGGCTGTTGCCGTCCCGGTATCAATGCCACACAGTGCGCAAGCGTGGGGAAACACGCGGGCCTCGGGCACGCGCTAAAGTTAACAAGCACGTCATTCACCCTAAGGAGGGCCGTTGGGACTTTTGGAAGCCGTCAAGGATCCACAGGACCTGGCCAAACTGTCCGGCACCGAGCTGGAACAACTGGCCGGCGAAATCAGGGAATTCCTGATCACCAACGTAGCCGCGACAGGTGGACACCTGGGCCCCAACCTTGGCGTTGTTGAACTCACCCTGGCCGTCCACCGGATTTTTGAGTCCCCGCGGGACAGTATTGTCTTCGATACCGGGCATCAGTCCTATG
Above is a genomic segment from Arthrobacter sp. YN containing:
- a CDS encoding APC family permease, which gives rise to MLTILNAAKRVLVGRPVRNDRLSHTLLPKRIALPIFASDALSSVAYAPDEILLTLALAGVSAVAFSPLVGLAVMVVLLTVVASYRQNVHAYPSGGGDYEIASVNLGKYAGLTVASALLVDYVLTVAVSMSSAATYLTTAIPSLHGQQALIATIGVVVLALVNLRGVREAGTLFAVPTYIFMASILGMTAVGIFQAATGTLGEAPSANFTIVPEPGFDEGLVGLAGAFLLLRAFSSGAAALTGVEAISNGVPNFRKPKSKNAASTLLLLGVIAASMLAGILYLANATKVHIVLDPAREFLVDGKPLPEGYIQTPAISQIADTIFGSGSILFYVVVAATGVILVFASNTAFNGFPVLGSILAQDGYLPRQLRTRGDRLAFSNGVLALAAGALVLILAFNADVTKLIQLYIVGVFISFTASQLGMIRHWGRELKLARDKAVRRRIFKSRTINMLGFGMTALVLVIVLITKFEQGAWIALLAMFILFLIMWSIRAHYDNVARELAVDEDSSPRALPTRVHAVLLVSHVRKPVLRALAYARASRPSRLDAITVDINTEETEHTVRDWEKLEIPVPLTVLASPYRETVTPIMDYIKNMRRDSPRDLIVVYIPEYVVGKWWEQLVHNQTALRIKTRLHFEPGVMVASVPWQLKSSEEAKALQDT
- a CDS encoding class I SAM-dependent RNA methyltransferase, which produces MTSHSNSPHADHPVNDHQGASGTELVVDIGPIAHGGHFVARHEGRVIFVRHAIPGEKVRIRLTDSGDSSRFWRADVVEVLEASPHRVPHFWKAADSQASWRRGGPPVGGAELGHISLERQRALKAEVLAEQLKRLAGLDLATEVEAVGDHHDGGLGWRTRAGFAVTSKGRLGMHAHRSDVVLPIKEMPLALPGLNDLKLWDLDLSGIARVEVAVPANGSRPLILLAPEEGTSPKRVHSILSQLPHDVSVASFDPSKGEVLQLRGRTWVQETAAGHEYRVTGEGFWQIHKDAPETLVGAVTDYLSRGGYLQPGAAVADLYAGAGLFTAPLADAAGVTGSVLSVEGAPGASRDARKNLHGEPQVEIVQGRVERVLHQSARSFDSVVLDPPRAGAGKAVVKQLMATGPRAIAYVSCDPASFARDLGYFHQGGWRLESLRAFDLYPHTHHLETVGLIVPSA